A portion of the Pseudoalteromonas luteoviolacea genome contains these proteins:
- a CDS encoding TlpA disulfide reductase family protein produces MLRYSLILFILCFTAKANANIEHISADQVLGLNQHETPIYRSNTTPTIVTFWASWCPYCKQLLPLLEGLQRKLGHDKISVIVVNTREEGNLSQTKRTYKSLLKQFEKRGLQVTFVFDKKHTLYRKLKKPGLPFTLVIDQQGQVTYTQAGYSERTAQPMLKAIEKVLTSNTSLEDKG; encoded by the coding sequence ATGCTACGGTATAGTCTGATTTTATTCATTTTGTGTTTCACAGCGAAAGCAAACGCCAATATAGAGCATATAAGTGCTGATCAAGTACTTGGTTTAAATCAGCACGAAACGCCAATTTACAGAAGCAATACCACGCCTACCATTGTTACCTTTTGGGCTTCATGGTGCCCATACTGTAAACAATTACTACCATTACTAGAGGGGTTACAACGCAAATTAGGTCACGATAAAATTAGCGTGATTGTTGTTAACACCAGAGAGGAAGGCAACCTAAGTCAAACAAAAAGAACATACAAGAGTTTATTGAAACAATTTGAAAAGCGCGGACTACAAGTCACTTTTGTTTTCGACAAAAAGCATACTCTTTATAGGAAGTTAAAAAAACCCGGGTTACCTTTCACCCTCGTTATAGATCAGCAAGGCCAAGTTACTTACACCCAAGCGGGATATAGCGAACGAACAGCCCAACCAATGCTTAAAGCCATTGAGAAAGTATTGACCAGTAATACGTCACTCGAAGATAAAGGATAA
- a CDS encoding sigma-70 family RNA polymerase sigma factor, producing MSNSAGIDLFIRDNQFWLVRFLQNKLKLHSHHDAQDLSQDTFIRALTSSTDLLEVKEPRAYLATIANRLIIDKARRKRIEQAYIEAQSELPQAQAPSCEIVLETMQRLEALSRLLEGLADKPRRAFLMARLDGMKYKEIATALDVSESMVQKYIAQTLLHCHSQLMD from the coding sequence GTGTCAAATTCCGCTGGTATAGATCTGTTTATTCGCGATAATCAATTTTGGCTGGTGAGGTTCTTACAGAACAAGCTGAAACTGCACTCGCATCACGATGCACAAGATTTATCTCAGGACACCTTTATCAGGGCCCTGACTTCATCGACCGATCTACTCGAGGTCAAAGAGCCTCGCGCTTATTTAGCCACCATTGCAAACCGCTTAATCATAGATAAAGCGCGTCGAAAACGCATCGAACAGGCTTATATCGAGGCGCAAAGTGAGTTGCCACAAGCGCAAGCCCCCTCTTGTGAAATCGTTTTAGAAACGATGCAAAGACTAGAAGCCCTTTCTCGTTTACTCGAAGGTCTCGCGGATAAACCTAGACGCGCGTTTTTAATGGCGCGTTTAGATGGTATGAAATATAAAGAAATCGCCACTGCGCTTGATGTCTCCGAAAGCATGGTACAAAAGTATATTGCTCAAACGCTCTTACATTGCCACAGCCAGTTGATGGATTAA